The DNA segment TACTGGACCAAGCTCACCGCGAGCTTCATCGCGGGCACCGAGCCGGACGTCTTCACCGACCACATCCAGAAGTTCGGGCAGTTCGCCGACCTGAACGTGCTCGAACCGCTGGACGACCTGGGCATCGACGACTCGGCCTACCAGGCGGGACTGGCCGCCAACTGGAAGGGCCAGGACGGCCATCGCTACGGCGCGCCCAAGGACTGGGACACCGTCGCCCTCTTCTACAACGAGAAGATGGTCAAGGAGGCCGGGCTCACCGCCGACGGACTCGGCAGCCTCTCCTGGAACCCGAAGGACGGCGGCACCTTCGAGAAGGCCATCGCGCATCTGACCGTCGACAAGAACGGCAAGCGCGGTGACGAGGAGGGCTTCGACAAGAACAACGTCAAGGTGTACGGGATGGCGACGGGCGGCGCGGGCGACGCCGACGGGCAGACCACCTGGAGCCCGTTCGTCGCCTCGGCGGGCTGGCACTACACGGACCAGGCGCGCTGGGGCACCAAGTACCAGTACGACAGCAAGACCTTCCAGTCGGTGGTCGACTGGTACTTCGGCCTGGCGAAGAAGGGCTACCTGGCGCCCTTCACCGACTACACCGACGGCGCCAACCCGGCCAACGCCCAGGTCGCCTCCGGTAAGGCGGCGACCGCCCTGGACGGCGCCTGGATGATCTCCACCTACTACGGCACCAAGGGGCTCGACGTCGGCACCGCACCCACGCCGACCGGCCCGACCGGCAAGCGGGCCACCATGATGAACGGCCTCGCCGACTCCGTCACCAAGAACGCCCGCAACAAGGAGGGCGCAAAGAAGTGGGTGCGGTATCTCGCCTCGAACGAGTGCCAGAAGGCCGTCGGCGGCTACGGCATCGTCTTCCCCGCGACCCCTGACGGCACCGACGCGGCCGTGGCCGCGTACGGCAAGAAGGGCATCGACGTGTCCGCGTTCACCGAACCGGTCACCGACAGGAAGAACTCCACCACGTTCTCCTTCCCGATCACCGACCACGCGGCGGACGTGTACTCCCTGATGCGCCCCGCCATGCAGGACGTCTACGCCAACGACGCCCCGGCGAGCGGCCTGACCAGGACCAACGACCAGATCAACCTCATCCTCGGCCAGTGAAAGGCACACACTCCATGACGTTCTCCCTCGGCATCGTCGGCGCCGGCCAGTTCTCCGGCCAGTTCGCCACGCTGTTCCAGGCCCACCCCGGTGTCAGCGACGTGTACGTCACCGATCTGCTGCCCGAGCGAGCCGAGCAGCTCGCCGACGCACAGGGACTGGCCGGCACCTTCCCCTCGTACGAGGCGATGCTGGAGTCGGCGGCCGTCGACGCGGTCGCCATCTTCACCCAGCGCTGGACCCACGGGCCGCTGGTGCTCCAGGGCCTGAACGCCGGCAAGCACGTCTACTCCGCGGTCCCCATGGCGATCACCACGGAGGAGATCGCGGCGATCATCGACGCGGTCAAGGCGACCGGCCTGACCTACATGATGGGCGAGACCAGCGAGTACAACCCGGCAACCGTGCACGCACGCAACCAGATCGCGGAGGGCGCCTTCGGGCGGCTCTTCTACGCCGAGGGCGACTACGTCCACGACATGGACCTGGGGTTCTACGAGGCGTACCAGTACAGCGGCGGCGAGAACTGGAAGGCGACCGCCAGCTATCCCCCGCTGCTGTACCCGACGCACGCGGTGGGCGGTGTGCTGGGGGCCTGGCAGACGCACGCGGTGAGCGTGTCGGCGATCGGGGTCGTGGACGACCGGGGTGACGGGGTCTTCGACAAGAACGTCAGCCAGTTCGGCAACGACGTGTCCAACGCGACCGCGCTGTTCGAGGTCGCGGGCGGTGGCTCGTTCCGTACGAACGAGTTCCGTCGGGTCGGCTACCCGTCGCACATACGGGAGTCGCGGTTCCGGTTCTTCGGCACCGAGGCGAGCATGGAGCAGCTCGCCACCGTGGCCTTCTGGCAGGACAAAAAGGGCGTCAAGGACATCAGTGAGCTGCTGGAGCCCAAGCCCACCATGTCCCCCGACGACCCGTCGCTCCGGCACATCGCGCCGGAGCTGCGGGCGGCCTTCACCTCGGGGTCGGCGCCGGTGCACGACCGCGCCCGGCTGCCGCGGTCCTTCGACAACCTGCACAACGGCCACGAGGGCAGCCACCATTTCCTGGTGGACGACTTCGTGACCGCCGTCAACTCCCGCACGCTGCCGTCCGTGAACGCGTGGGTGGCCGCCCGCTACACCCTGCCGGGCATCGTGGCGCACGAGTCTGCTCGGCAGGGCGGGGCCAGGCTGGAGATCCCGGACTTCGGGGACGCGCCCGAGGCGTGACGTTTCTCCGACCTCGACTCGCGAGCCGGGTGCCTGCCCTGACTCAGGTGCCCGGCTTGCGGCCGTACACGTAGACGTCATCGCCGTTCTTCAGCAGCGACCAGTACTTCTTCGCGTCGGTCTTGGTCATGTTGACGCAGCCGTGCGAGCCGGGCGGGTTCCACATGCTGACGCCGACCGAGTGGAAGGCCTGGCCGCCGTCGAAGAACTGGGAGTACGGCATCGGCACGTCGTAGATGGTCGACACGTGGTCGATGTTCCGCCAGTAGATCTTCTTCAGGCCGGTGCGCGTCTCGTAGCCGTTCCGGCCGGTGCGGACCGGCACCGGGCCGTACACGAGCTTCTTCCCGTCCTGGATCCAGCTCAGCTGGAGCGTGAGGTTCACGCAGGCGATGCGGCCCTTGTTGACGGGGCACTTGCCGTCCTTGTTGGGGTTCTTGCCGACGGCCTTCTGCTTGTTCATCAGGTCCATCACACCCCACGTGACAGGACCCGCGTAGCCGGCGTTCGGGGTGATGCCGTGCTTGGTCTGGAAGGCCTGGATGGCCTTGCAGTCGGCGCTGGACTGCTTGCCGTCGACCGGTCGGCCGAGGAACTTCTCCACCTTCTTCTGATACGGGCCGGCCTGCGTCGTGCAGCTCGGAGCTGCCTGCGCCGGTGCGGCGGCGAGCGTCATCGCGAGCGGTGCGACCAGTCCTGTGGTGATACCGAGTGCGACGGCACGCCGTCTGCGTATGTCCCCCATGGCCGGGCCTCTCCCTTGGGTGTTCCTGTGGACTTCTGCCAGGTAGACCGCTGTAAGAGGGCTTCGGTTGTGGCGCGCGCCCGGCTGTGACCGAACGGTGAAATTTCGCCAGGCCTGAATGTGACCCATGTGTCCTGGCTCACTCGGTGAGCGAGAAGTTTCAGGCGTCGCCCGGGCGGCGCACCGCTGCCCGGAACCCGGTGTTCACCGCGGTGAGGCCGCCGTCGACGGTGAGGGTGGCACCGGTGATCCAGGCGGCGTCGCGGGACGCCAGGAAGGCGACCGCGGCTGCGATGTCCTCGGGCTCACCGACCCGGCCCAGCGGGTACAGCGGGCGGATCGCGTCGAGCTCCGCCTCCCGTCCCTCCCACGCCGAGGTCCGCACCGTGCCCGGCGTCACCAGGTTGACGCGGACCGAGCGGGCGGCGGCGTGCCCGGCGAGGGTGCGGGTGAGGAGCCGAGTCCGGCCTTGGCGGCGCTGTAGGCGTGGTTGCCGAAGTCCTGCAGACCGTTGACGGAGCCGATGTTCACGATGGCTCCGCGGCCGGTGGCGGCCAGGTGCGGGAGTGCGGCACGGCAGCAGCGGTACGTGCCGGTCAGGGTGACGTCGAGGTCGCGGGCCCACGCCTCGTCCGGACCGTCCTCGAAGAGCGCGGTGTCGGGTGAGCAGGAGGCCGCGCTGTTGACCAGGACGTCGAGCGAGCCGAAGGCGTCGACGGCGAGGGCGACGGCCGCCTCGACGGACGCGAGGTCGGCGACGTCGCATGCCGACGCCTCCACCGCGAGCCCCTGTCCCCGCAGCCTCACCGCGGTCTGCTCGGCCTCGGGCCCGTCCACGTCCGTCACGAGCACGCGGGCCCCCTCCTCAGCCAGCCGGCGGGCGGTCGCCGCGCCGATACCGCGGGCCGCGCCGGTGATCAGGACCGTATGACCTGCGAAGCGCGTTGTGTCCGTCATGGACCGAACCGTAGTGCCGGAAGGATCATCCGGGCAGATAGCGTGCGTCCATGTCCGTGTTCATGCAACAACTCCCCGCGCTCATAGGCGTCGTGATCGGCGCGCTCGGTTCGTACATGGCGGTCGTGCGGGGAGACCGGATGAGGTTCCGGCGGGAGCAGACGGCACGTTGGGAGGAGCGGCGGCTCACGGTGTACGCCGAGTACGCGCAGTCGGTGAAGAAGACGGTCACGGTGACGTACCGGGTCGCGGCGCGGGCGGGTGTCGATCCGTGCCCGGATCCCCTGAGCCTGGAGGAGGCCCAGCCGCTGCTGGCCGAGGCGAGCCTGCGCCGGGACCCCTCGGGTGAGGCGCTGATCATGCTGGGCAGCCGCGAGGTGGTGGAGAAGGCGCGGGTCTGGGTCGTGGCGGCGATGGAGATGGAACGGTTCGTGCGGGAGGGCCGGGATGACCGTGCGGCCTGGCAGGCGCTGCTGGAGCGGCAGCGCGCCGGCCGCGAGGGCTACTACGCGGCCGTACGCGACGATCTGGGCCTGCCGCCGGGCCACTCGGCGCGATGGCCGCTCCCGGCCATGAACCCGCTGCCCCCTCAGCGGTAGCCGGTCAGCGGTAGCCGGTCGTGTCCGCCGGCTTGCCCGCGTCCTGGACCTCCACGAGGTACCGCCAGGCGTCGGGCCGGCTGCCGTCGAGGTCCGTGAAGCCGTAGACCGGCGCGAGCTGCCCGCTGGAGAGGGACTCGCCGTTCCAGCGGGCCACGTCGGGGTCGGCGGCCAGGGCGGCGACTGCGCGGCCCACGTAGCGCGGGGTCTCGGAGATGGCGAAATGCGGGACGCGTTCGAGGGCGTCGCGCCAGTTGTCCTCGCGCACCTCGAACGCGTCGAGCATCATCTCCGAGCGCAGCCAGCCCGGGGTGAGTGCGACCGCGGTGGCGCCGCGCGGTCCGAGTTCATGGCCGAGGGAGAAGGCCATGCGCAGGACGGATGCCTTGGCGAGGTCGTAGAAGAAGGAGTTCCGGTAGTTGTCGCCGTTGTACTCGGCCGTGCCGTCGGTCATCTCGACAACCAGTCCGCCGGG comes from the Streptomyces sp. NBC_00443 genome and includes:
- a CDS encoding L,D-transpeptidase family protein encodes the protein MGDIRRRRAVALGITTGLVAPLAMTLAAAPAQAAPSCTTQAGPYQKKVEKFLGRPVDGKQSSADCKAIQAFQTKHGITPNAGYAGPVTWGVMDLMNKQKAVGKNPNKDGKCPVNKGRIACVNLTLQLSWIQDGKKLVYGPVPVRTGRNGYETRTGLKKIYWRNIDHVSTIYDVPMPYSQFFDGGQAFHSVGVSMWNPPGSHGCVNMTKTDAKKYWSLLKNGDDVYVYGRKPGT
- a CDS encoding SDR family oxidoreductase, with amino-acid sequence MSQPLKDKVALVAGATRGAGRGIAVELGAAGATVYVTGRSTRTRRSEYDRPETIEDTADLVTEAGGHGVAVPTDHLDPAQVRVLVDRIADEQGRLDVLVNDVWGGERLFAWDSPVWEHDLDKGLRLLRLGVETHAITSHHALPLLLRHPGGLVVEMTDGTAEYNGDNYRNSFFYDLAKASVLRMAFSLGHELGPRGATAVALTPGWLRSEMMLDAFEVREDNWRDALERVPHFAISETPRYVGRAVAALAADPDVARWNGESLSSGQLAPVYGFTDLDGSRPDAWRYLVEVQDAGKPADTTGYR
- a CDS encoding ABC transporter substrate-binding protein; this translates as MRVRMRTILALTGAMALSLATGCAQGGAAGSGGNTVTYWLWDANQLPAYQACAKGFEKQNPGLNVKITQMGWADYWTKLTASFIAGTEPDVFTDHIQKFGQFADLNVLEPLDDLGIDDSAYQAGLAANWKGQDGHRYGAPKDWDTVALFYNEKMVKEAGLTADGLGSLSWNPKDGGTFEKAIAHLTVDKNGKRGDEEGFDKNNVKVYGMATGGAGDADGQTTWSPFVASAGWHYTDQARWGTKYQYDSKTFQSVVDWYFGLAKKGYLAPFTDYTDGANPANAQVASGKAATALDGAWMISTYYGTKGLDVGTAPTPTGPTGKRATMMNGLADSVTKNARNKEGAKKWVRYLASNECQKAVGGYGIVFPATPDGTDAAVAAYGKKGIDVSAFTEPVTDRKNSTTFSFPITDHAADVYSLMRPAMQDVYANDAPASGLTRTNDQINLILGQ
- a CDS encoding Gfo/Idh/MocA family protein produces the protein MTFSLGIVGAGQFSGQFATLFQAHPGVSDVYVTDLLPERAEQLADAQGLAGTFPSYEAMLESAAVDAVAIFTQRWTHGPLVLQGLNAGKHVYSAVPMAITTEEIAAIIDAVKATGLTYMMGETSEYNPATVHARNQIAEGAFGRLFYAEGDYVHDMDLGFYEAYQYSGGENWKATASYPPLLYPTHAVGGVLGAWQTHAVSVSAIGVVDDRGDGVFDKNVSQFGNDVSNATALFEVAGGGSFRTNEFRRVGYPSHIRESRFRFFGTEASMEQLATVAFWQDKKGVKDISELLEPKPTMSPDDPSLRHIAPELRAAFTSGSAPVHDRARLPRSFDNLHNGHEGSHHFLVDDFVTAVNSRTLPSVNAWVAARYTLPGIVAHESARQGGARLEIPDFGDAPEA